One genomic region from Haloterrigena gelatinilytica encodes:
- the cobS gene encoding adenosylcobinamide-GDP ribazoletransferase, giving the protein MGGLAAVRGALGFLTRLPVGHRDGDWAAFRSSPAAFPVVGYVAGALAALPLLATEALPAATVALGYLLAVYAVLGIHHLDGVADLGDALVVHGDRERRREVLKDTTTGVGALLAVSLVVVALALGGLSLAGLPPRRAIGVAVAAEVGTKLGMAAMACFGTASDDGMGRQFTTASDPLSFVAPALIALPAAALTWPNPAAAVALGGALAGIGLPWNWATGHLGGVNGDIFGAANEIGRVAGVHLGVIAWTLS; this is encoded by the coding sequence ATCGGGGGACTCGCCGCCGTCCGCGGCGCGCTGGGCTTCCTGACGCGGCTGCCGGTCGGCCACCGCGACGGCGACTGGGCGGCGTTTCGCTCGAGTCCGGCAGCGTTCCCGGTCGTCGGCTACGTCGCGGGCGCGCTGGCCGCCCTCCCCCTGCTCGCGACCGAGGCGCTCCCGGCTGCGACCGTCGCGCTGGGCTACCTGCTGGCCGTCTACGCCGTGCTCGGGATCCACCACCTCGACGGGGTCGCGGATCTGGGCGACGCGCTCGTCGTCCACGGCGACCGCGAGCGCCGCCGGGAGGTCCTGAAGGACACGACGACCGGCGTCGGCGCGCTGCTGGCGGTTTCCCTGGTCGTCGTCGCGCTGGCGCTGGGCGGGCTCTCCCTCGCCGGACTCCCTCCCCGTCGCGCGATCGGCGTCGCGGTCGCCGCCGAAGTCGGGACGAAACTCGGGATGGCCGCGATGGCCTGTTTCGGTACGGCGAGCGACGACGGGATGGGCAGGCAGTTCACGACGGCGTCCGATCCGCTCTCGTTCGTCGCACCCGCCCTGATCGCCCTGCCGGCCGCCGCGCTGACGTGGCCGAACCCGGCGGCGGCGGTCGCCCTCGGCGGCGCCCTCGCGGGGATCGGCCTCCCCTGGAACTGGGCGACGGGCCACCTCGGCGGCGTAAACGGCGATATCTTCGGCGCGGCCAACGAGATCGGCCGCGTCGCCGGCGTCCACCTGGGGGTGATCGCGTGGACGCTGTCGTGA
- a CDS encoding DUF5789 family protein yields MSEDGPSRDRAQDSAERRKSRRAETTESILEDVGRDLGELEYPVTSEELASEYANEAIDMPNETESLGSVFDRLAGEQFDTAEEVREAVYGEVTGEAGSPNEANAERDLSSLDEEKQGSLGEGGGDSL; encoded by the coding sequence ATGAGCGAGGACGGTCCCAGCCGCGACCGGGCACAGGACAGCGCCGAACGGCGGAAATCTCGGCGGGCCGAGACGACCGAGTCGATCCTCGAGGACGTCGGCCGCGACCTCGGCGAACTCGAGTATCCGGTCACGAGCGAGGAGCTCGCCTCGGAGTACGCCAACGAGGCGATCGACATGCCCAACGAGACGGAGTCGCTGGGCAGCGTCTTCGACCGCCTGGCCGGCGAGCAGTTCGACACCGCCGAAGAGGTCCGCGAGGCGGTCTACGGCGAGGTCACCGGCGAGGCCGGAAGTCCCAACGAGGCCAACGCCGAGCGCGACCTCTCGAGTCTCGACGAGGAGAAACAGGGGTCGCTCGGCGAGGGCGGCGGCGACTCGCTGTGA
- a CDS encoding NTP transferase domain-containing protein → MCGGKGTRLESPREKPLHPIDGVAMVDRVLAGLEESRVDAVYAAVSPNAPETRTHLESTDGVTTIETDGDGYVADLVELLERPAIEPPILTVAADVPLLEGAVVDRIVEPYRDRDTTASLTVAVPVALKRRLGVSVDATLEADDHLAPTGVNVVGDSDESMTRVHYDPRLAINVNRREDARTATAQLSAAATEDR, encoded by the coding sequence ATGTGCGGCGGGAAGGGGACCCGCCTCGAGAGCCCCCGCGAGAAACCGCTGCACCCGATCGACGGGGTCGCGATGGTCGATCGCGTGCTCGCAGGCCTCGAGGAGAGCCGCGTCGACGCCGTTTACGCCGCCGTCTCGCCGAACGCCCCCGAAACGCGAACGCACCTCGAGTCGACCGACGGCGTGACGACGATCGAGACGGACGGCGACGGTTACGTGGCCGACCTGGTGGAACTGCTCGAGCGGCCCGCGATCGAACCGCCGATCCTCACCGTCGCGGCCGACGTCCCGCTGCTCGAGGGGGCCGTCGTCGATCGGATCGTCGAGCCCTACCGCGACCGCGATACCACCGCGTCGCTGACCGTCGCCGTCCCCGTCGCGCTCAAGCGCCGGCTCGGCGTCAGCGTCGACGCGACGCTCGAGGCGGACGACCACCTCGCGCCGACCGGGGTCAACGTAGTCGGCGATTCGGACGAATCCATGACACGCGTACACTACGACCCGCGACTCGCGATCAACGTGAACCGACGCGAAGACGCCCGCACCGCGACAGCGCAGCTGTCCGCGGCGGCCACGGAGGACCGCTGA
- a CDS encoding CobD/CbiB family cobalamin biosynthesis protein: MLLTTIALFGLAFSLDLLVGEPPNALHPVAWFGRLVGALDREWAATERGQRLAGVGIAVLAPLCPAIAAGGAVVIAGARSPLAGAVVAGIVLFLTTSLRSLLELTRAVVDATAATATATVTAGTEGADTSSEAGAADGLETARERVRGLVGRDTSALSAAEIRSAAVESAGENLADGLVATLLPFALLAPISLPAAAAAAAWVKGVNTLDSMLGYPAKPHGTASARLDDLVMWLPARLAAVTVAVAAADPLALWRARRWARDPPSPNSGWPMAALACVLSVRLRKAGVYDLNPGAELPTVADGERAIAVVGRAAVAALVVAVLLAAGVTVIAPPGGGQPVPTGPTAGIGAAFGAGVAPPIDALAGAIGTLPDLEVMVA; encoded by the coding sequence GTGCTACTGACGACGATCGCGCTGTTCGGGCTGGCCTTCAGCCTCGACCTGCTGGTCGGCGAGCCGCCGAACGCGCTCCACCCGGTGGCGTGGTTCGGCCGACTGGTCGGCGCGCTCGACCGGGAGTGGGCCGCCACCGAGCGCGGGCAGCGGCTGGCCGGGGTCGGCATCGCCGTGCTCGCGCCGCTGTGTCCCGCGATCGCCGCGGGCGGCGCCGTCGTGATCGCCGGCGCCCGATCGCCGCTCGCGGGGGCCGTCGTCGCCGGAATCGTCCTCTTTCTGACGACCAGCCTGCGCTCGCTGCTCGAGTTGACTCGGGCGGTCGTGGACGCCACTGCGGCCACCGCAACTGCGACGGTGACCGCCGGAACGGAGGGTGCTGACACCAGTTCCGAGGCCGGAGCCGCCGACGGCCTCGAGACGGCCCGCGAGCGGGTTCGGGGCCTCGTCGGTCGCGACACGTCAGCGCTCTCGGCGGCCGAGATCCGCAGCGCGGCGGTCGAGAGCGCCGGCGAGAACCTCGCGGACGGGCTGGTCGCGACGCTCCTCCCCTTCGCCCTCCTCGCGCCGATCTCGCTGCCGGCCGCGGCGGCCGCCGCGGCGTGGGTCAAGGGCGTCAACACGCTGGACTCGATGCTCGGTTATCCCGCGAAGCCACACGGCACCGCGAGCGCACGACTCGACGACCTCGTGATGTGGCTCCCCGCGCGGCTGGCCGCGGTCACCGTCGCCGTCGCCGCGGCCGACCCGCTCGCGCTCTGGCGGGCAAGGAGGTGGGCCCGGGATCCGCCCTCGCCCAACTCCGGATGGCCCATGGCCGCCCTCGCCTGCGTCCTCTCGGTTCGACTGCGCAAGGCGGGCGTCTACGACCTGAATCCAGGGGCCGAGCTGCCGACGGTCGCCGACGGCGAGCGGGCCATCGCCGTCGTCGGTCGGGCGGCCGTCGCCGCCCTCGTCGTCGCCGTCCTCCTCGCGGCGGGCGTGACGGTGATCGCGCCGCCCGGAGGCGGACAGCCGGTCCCGACGGGCCCGACCGCCGGTATCGGCGCCGCGTTCGGCGCGGGCGTCGCACCCCCCATCGACGCGCTCGCCGGAGCGATAGGGACGTTGCCGGACCTCGAGGTGATGGTCGCGTGA
- a CDS encoding helix-turn-helix transcriptional regulator has product MSRRSPSTSRFVRRVRRTVRASLETVKSLVRVGSRSDAAVDESTLVDDPHHDRRDRHDSTDWHRSDRHGGPDRHGRPERDRDADARLESGSDPSPESPPGSKAALLDPATGPTSQSEILEHGCVPAQYVRVVLTEHGGRLKQRRFVDEYGWSPSTISELLSSLEDDGAVERYRIGREKVIRLPDEQQRLAPTAGESRN; this is encoded by the coding sequence ATGTCCCGACGATCCCCCTCCACCTCCCGATTCGTCCGCCGCGTTCGGCGCACCGTCCGAGCGAGTCTCGAAACGGTCAAATCCCTGGTTCGGGTCGGTTCCCGTTCCGATGCCGCCGTCGACGAGTCGACGCTCGTAGACGATCCGCACCACGACCGTCGCGACCGTCACGATTCGACGGACTGGCACCGTTCCGACCGCCACGGCGGGCCCGATCGACACGGCCGACCCGAGCGCGACCGCGACGCCGACGCGCGACTCGAGTCCGGTTCGGATCCGAGTCCGGAGTCGCCTCCGGGGTCGAAAGCCGCCCTGCTCGACCCTGCAACCGGTCCCACGAGCCAGAGCGAGATCCTCGAGCACGGCTGCGTGCCGGCTCAGTACGTCCGCGTCGTTCTGACCGAACACGGCGGCCGACTCAAGCAGCGGCGCTTCGTCGACGAGTACGGCTGGTCGCCGTCGACGATCAGCGAACTCCTCTCGTCGCTCGAGGACGACGGCGCGGTCGAGCGCTATCGGATCGGCCGCGAGAAGGTGATTCGCCTCCCCGACGAGCAGCAGCGGCTGGCGCCGACGGCGGGAGAGTCGCGAAACTAG
- a CDS encoding PAS domain S-box protein — MSERAGERGGDFWDDADETTALQRYRTLVNTIDDGLYQLDADGTVVAVNDVIVDRTGYARDELIGHHVSRILDANDIERIEREIQEGLSADRDAAGVFEVAIETADGDRVPTELRVNPLLEDGEFRGTIGVARDVSDLERSRERAETAMESYETITTVLDEADVGVFLLDDSFDVAWADETAGEYFGFDRDAVIGRDKRELIDETIRHRVADGDAFADTVLATYEDNSYDERFDCRVTAGSDGGERWLEHRSRPIESGRYAGGRIELYYDVTDRHRRATQLRRLNVAVSEWLEESSREGVAERATDHLRDILGMTLNGIYLYDDDATALRPASWTDATERLLGDLPTFEPNEGVAWHVFESGEPAFYADVSEAPNAYDPDTPIGSEMVLPIGDHGVAFISSAERGAFDEGDRMLAQVVASSLEATFDRLRHERRLERERDLIDRILDTIPVGGFVLDADGEITRINDRAAELFGVEEPESFSPEDGLLYDEDGRRLSVEEYPSSRALETGEPIYDRVLQVERPGGDEDGERRWLSISAAPIADDGATDRVVTAAEDVTDLKERERALESELREVFGRVSDAFYAVDEEYRFTHVNERAAELLGVPEDELLGRRLGEVYSETAELEQVRDRFDEAMETQESTGLEHYSDLLGFWIEATVYPSESGVSVYFRDVTERKEREQELRESEAKFRTLAENLDEIVWMSTPDAEEILYINPIYEDVWGRNRDSLYDDPHSFLEAIHPDDRARVREAYAALPETEYDEEFRVVRPDGSVRWVHAQAVPVRNDGEIVRIVGVAADITDRREYRRKLETSERRHRTLVENFPDGAVALYDEDLEYTAIGGQYFDEVGIDPDERLGNNVSEVYPDRLVAELEPEFRAAFDGEEREFEVELNDRYLRVHVVPVENAAGEIYAGMIVAQDITERRAYRRKLEESNERLQQFAYAVSHDLQEPLRMITSYLQLLESRYEDELDEDAAEFIDFAVDGADRMKAMIEGLLEYSRVTTRGDPLEPVDLERVVDEALADLQFRIEDENAEIETESLPRVEGDINQLRQVFQNLLDNAIEYSGDEPPRIEITAERRESGHAAADGPAEPQPRAEGIAAESDDEWVISVADEGIGIDPEDADRIFEVFERLHTREEHAGTGIGLALCQRIVERHGGEIWIDSEPGEGATFSFTLPAVDESDE; from the coding sequence ATGAGTGAACGAGCGGGGGAACGCGGCGGGGACTTCTGGGACGACGCGGACGAGACCACCGCTCTCCAGCGCTACCGGACGCTGGTGAACACGATCGACGACGGCCTCTACCAGCTCGACGCCGACGGCACCGTCGTCGCGGTCAACGACGTGATCGTCGACCGGACGGGCTACGCGCGCGACGAGCTGATCGGCCACCACGTCTCCCGAATCCTCGACGCAAACGACATCGAGCGTATCGAACGCGAGATTCAGGAGGGGCTATCGGCCGATCGGGACGCCGCCGGCGTCTTCGAGGTCGCGATCGAGACGGCCGACGGCGATCGCGTCCCGACCGAGCTTCGAGTGAACCCGCTGCTCGAGGACGGCGAGTTCCGCGGGACGATCGGCGTCGCCCGCGACGTCAGCGATCTGGAACGCAGCCGAGAGCGCGCCGAGACGGCCATGGAGTCCTACGAGACGATCACCACCGTCCTCGACGAGGCCGACGTTGGCGTCTTCCTCCTCGACGACTCCTTCGACGTCGCTTGGGCCGACGAGACCGCGGGCGAGTACTTCGGATTCGACCGGGACGCGGTCATCGGTCGCGACAAGCGCGAGCTGATCGACGAGACGATCCGCCACCGCGTCGCCGACGGCGACGCCTTCGCCGACACCGTCCTCGCGACCTACGAGGACAACAGCTACGACGAGCGCTTCGACTGTCGCGTCACGGCCGGTTCCGACGGTGGGGAACGCTGGCTCGAGCACCGGAGCCGACCGATCGAGTCCGGCCGGTACGCCGGCGGGCGGATCGAACTCTACTACGACGTCACCGACCGACACCGCCGGGCCACCCAGTTGCGGCGGCTCAACGTAGCCGTCAGCGAGTGGCTCGAGGAGTCCTCGCGCGAGGGAGTCGCCGAGCGGGCCACGGATCACCTCCGGGACATCCTCGGGATGACGCTCAACGGGATCTACCTCTACGACGACGACGCGACGGCGCTCAGACCCGCGAGTTGGACGGACGCGACCGAGCGACTGCTCGGCGACCTGCCGACGTTCGAACCGAACGAGGGGGTCGCCTGGCACGTCTTCGAGTCGGGCGAACCGGCGTTCTACGCCGACGTGAGCGAGGCGCCGAACGCGTACGATCCGGACACGCCGATCGGCAGCGAGATGGTCCTGCCGATCGGGGATCACGGCGTCGCCTTCATCAGCTCCGCGGAGCGCGGCGCCTTCGACGAGGGCGACCGGATGCTCGCGCAGGTCGTCGCCTCGAGCCTCGAGGCGACCTTCGATCGGCTCCGCCACGAGCGCCGCCTCGAGCGCGAGCGGGATCTGATCGACCGGATTCTCGATACCATTCCCGTGGGCGGCTTCGTGCTCGACGCCGACGGAGAGATCACGCGGATCAACGACCGCGCCGCCGAGCTCTTCGGGGTCGAGGAGCCGGAATCGTTCTCCCCGGAGGACGGGCTGCTCTACGACGAGGACGGTCGGCGGCTGTCGGTCGAGGAGTACCCGTCGTCCCGGGCGCTCGAGACCGGAGAACCGATCTACGACCGCGTGTTGCAGGTCGAACGCCCGGGCGGGGACGAGGACGGGGAGCGACGCTGGCTGTCGATCAGCGCCGCCCCGATCGCCGACGACGGGGCGACCGATCGCGTCGTCACGGCCGCGGAGGACGTCACCGACCTCAAGGAGCGCGAACGGGCCCTCGAGAGCGAACTTCGCGAGGTGTTCGGACGGGTCTCGGACGCGTTTTACGCGGTCGACGAGGAGTACCGGTTCACGCACGTCAACGAGCGCGCGGCGGAGCTCCTCGGGGTCCCCGAGGACGAACTGCTGGGTCGGCGCCTCGGGGAGGTCTACTCGGAGACGGCGGAGCTCGAGCAGGTGCGAGACCGCTTCGACGAGGCGATGGAAACGCAGGAATCGACCGGGCTGGAACACTACTCGGACCTGCTCGGGTTCTGGATCGAGGCGACCGTCTATCCCTCCGAGAGCGGCGTCTCGGTCTACTTCCGCGACGTCACCGAGCGCAAGGAGCGCGAGCAGGAACTCCGGGAGAGCGAGGCGAAGTTCCGGACCCTCGCGGAAAATCTCGACGAGATCGTCTGGATGTCGACGCCCGACGCCGAGGAGATACTGTACATCAACCCGATCTACGAGGACGTCTGGGGCCGGAACCGCGACTCGCTCTACGACGACCCGCACTCGTTCCTCGAGGCGATCCACCCGGACGACCGAGCGCGGGTTCGGGAGGCCTACGCGGCCCTGCCCGAGACCGAGTACGACGAGGAGTTCCGCGTCGTCCGGCCGGACGGCTCCGTCCGGTGGGTCCACGCCCAGGCCGTACCGGTCCGCAACGACGGCGAGATCGTCCGCATCGTCGGGGTCGCCGCCGACATCACCGACCGCCGGGAGTACCGGCGCAAACTCGAGACGAGCGAGCGGCGCCACCGGACGCTCGTCGAGAACTTCCCGGACGGCGCGGTCGCGCTCTACGACGAGGATCTCGAGTACACCGCCATCGGCGGCCAGTACTTCGACGAGGTCGGTATCGACCCCGACGAGCGGCTCGGAAACAACGTCTCCGAGGTGTATCCGGACCGCCTCGTCGCGGAACTCGAACCGGAGTTTCGCGCCGCGTTCGACGGCGAGGAACGCGAGTTCGAAGTCGAACTCAACGACCGCTATCTGCGCGTGCACGTCGTCCCCGTCGAGAACGCGGCCGGCGAGATCTACGCGGGGATGATCGTCGCCCAGGACATCACCGAGCGCCGGGCGTACCGGCGCAAACTCGAGGAGTCAAACGAGCGCCTCCAGCAGTTCGCCTACGCCGTCTCCCACGACCTCCAGGAGCCCCTGCGGATGATCACGAGCTACCTCCAGTTGCTCGAGTCGCGGTACGAGGACGAACTGGACGAGGACGCCGCGGAGTTCATCGACTTCGCGGTCGACGGCGCCGACCGGATGAAGGCGATGATCGAGGGCCTCCTCGAGTACTCTCGGGTCACCACCCGCGGGGACCCCCTCGAGCCGGTCGACCTCGAACGGGTCGTCGACGAGGCCCTCGCCGATCTGCAGTTCCGGATCGAGGACGAGAACGCCGAGATCGAGACCGAGTCCCTCCCCCGCGTCGAGGGCGATATCAATCAGCTCCGGCAGGTGTTCCAGAACCTCTTGGACAACGCCATCGAGTACAGCGGCGACGAGCCGCCGCGGATCGAGATCACCGCCGAGCGCCGCGAGTCCGGCCACGCGGCCGCGGACGGGCCGGCCGAGCCGCAGCCTCGAGCGGAGGGTATCGCCGCGGAGAGCGACGACGAGTGGGTGATCTCGGTCGCGGACGAGGGGATCGGAATCGATCCGGAAGACGCCGACCGCATCTTCGAGGTGTTCGAGCGGTTGCACACCCGCGAGGAACACGCGGGGACGGGGATCGGCCTGGCGCTCTGTCAGCGAATCGTCGAGCGCCACGGCGGCGAGATCTGGATCGACTCCGAGCCCGGTGAGGGCGCGACGTTTTCGTTTACGCTGCCGGCTGTCGACGAGAGCGACGAGTGA
- a CDS encoding HAD family hydrolase produces the protein MGVSFDLFGTLVTAERPSDPAAAVAEELADRGVAVPDDWNEAYAEAHVDAPEGAEVPLPAHVSRALASRDVSYERNAARRAVVAAFDPTVETRPGAVEAVAAARETGPVAICSNCSVPELVGRTLVRSAFERDDFDAIVTSVGCGWRKPAPQIFELTADRLGVDPADLVHVGDDPRADGGVENVGGTALLLEDCPLETVPDRLSALEESRESRGESRES, from the coding sequence GTGGGAGTATCGTTCGACCTCTTCGGAACGCTCGTGACCGCCGAGAGACCGTCCGACCCGGCCGCAGCCGTGGCCGAGGAACTCGCGGACCGCGGCGTCGCGGTCCCAGACGACTGGAACGAGGCCTACGCCGAGGCCCACGTCGACGCCCCCGAGGGCGCCGAGGTGCCGCTGCCGGCTCACGTCTCGCGCGCGCTCGCGAGCCGCGACGTCAGCTACGAGCGCAACGCGGCCCGGCGAGCGGTCGTCGCGGCGTTCGACCCGACGGTCGAGACCAGACCGGGCGCCGTCGAGGCCGTCGCGGCCGCCCGCGAAACGGGGCCGGTCGCGATCTGTTCGAACTGCAGCGTCCCCGAACTGGTCGGCCGCACCCTCGTCCGCTCGGCCTTCGAGCGCGACGACTTCGACGCGATCGTGACCAGCGTCGGCTGCGGCTGGCGCAAGCCCGCGCCCCAGATCTTCGAACTGACCGCCGATCGCCTCGGCGTCGATCCCGCCGACCTCGTCCACGTCGGCGACGACCCCCGGGCCGACGGCGGCGTCGAGAACGTGGGCGGAACGGCGCTGTTGCTCGAGGACTGTCCGCTCGAGACGGTCCCGGACCGCCTGTCAGCCCTCGAGGAGTCGCGGGAATCCCGCGGAGAGTCACGGGAATCATGA
- the cobT gene encoding nicotinate mononucleotide-dependent phosphoribosyltransferase CobT, with protein MRVILPAGTTETALIDGISAAGATPELMEHTPSADVEILEYGKPTTAPVTPVSPNGCPTPAAVTRAVREVVGFDTTVVDAGLAQPTGAPTVDLGVEPGADVREVEAVPDAAAIFDRARSFGASLPDDDLLIGETVPGGTTTALGVLTALGEPTGVSSSLPKNPIERKRRVVDEALAASDLEAGDCEADPLAAIRAVGDPVQATVAGVAAGALESGTDVTLAGGTQMVAVATALRHADVDDPLSIATTSFVEDEQGDRLGEACYRLNCELTVTDPGFDSRDHVAMARYCAGEAKEGVAMGGALSLVPDGRMDEVLDRLEAVCDRLGIDADGGPGSDPEAETNPETEGDRGP; from the coding sequence ATGCGCGTGATCCTCCCCGCCGGGACGACCGAGACGGCCCTGATCGACGGCATCAGCGCCGCCGGCGCCACTCCGGAGCTGATGGAACACACCCCCTCCGCGGACGTCGAGATCCTCGAGTACGGGAAGCCGACGACGGCCCCCGTGACGCCGGTGAGTCCGAACGGCTGTCCGACGCCGGCCGCGGTGACCCGGGCCGTCCGAGAGGTCGTCGGCTTCGATACTACCGTGGTCGACGCCGGCCTCGCTCAGCCGACGGGCGCGCCGACGGTCGATCTGGGCGTCGAGCCCGGAGCCGACGTCCGCGAGGTCGAGGCCGTCCCCGACGCGGCGGCGATCTTCGACCGCGCCCGCTCGTTCGGCGCGAGCCTCCCCGACGACGACCTCCTGATCGGCGAGACCGTGCCGGGCGGGACGACGACCGCGCTGGGCGTGCTCACCGCGCTGGGCGAACCGACCGGCGTCTCCTCCTCGCTCCCGAAGAACCCGATCGAACGCAAACGGCGGGTCGTCGACGAGGCGCTGGCGGCGAGCGACCTCGAGGCCGGCGACTGCGAGGCCGACCCGCTCGCGGCGATCCGCGCCGTCGGCGACCCGGTCCAGGCGACGGTGGCCGGCGTCGCGGCCGGCGCGCTCGAGTCGGGCACCGACGTGACGCTGGCCGGCGGTACCCAGATGGTGGCCGTCGCGACGGCCCTGCGCCACGCCGACGTCGACGACCCGCTGTCGATCGCGACGACCTCGTTCGTCGAAGACGAGCAGGGCGACCGGCTCGGCGAGGCCTGCTACCGGCTGAACTGCGAGCTGACCGTCACGGATCCCGGCTTCGATTCGCGCGACCACGTCGCCATGGCCCGGTACTGCGCCGGCGAGGCCAAGGAGGGCGTCGCGATGGGCGGCGCGCTCTCGCTGGTCCCCGACGGCCGGATGGACGAGGTACTGGATCGACTCGAGGCGGTCTGCGACCGGCTCGGCATCGACGCCGACGGGGGACCGGGCTCGGATCCGGAGGCAGAGACGAACCCGGAGACGGAGGGCGACCGTGGACCCTGA
- a CDS encoding translation initiation factor IF-2 subunit beta: MDYEASLDRAMDDVPDIGGDEERLQIPDAVPQKDGAFTRFTNLGEIADVLSREDEHLHRFIQRELGTSGKLEDGRGRYNGTFSEQDFNAAVDAYVDEYVLCSECGLPDTRLVREDRTPMLRCDACGAFRPVTKRSTSSQQQQQQDAVEEGKTYTVEITGTGRKGDGVAEKGEYTIFVPGAEEGDVVDIYIKNISGNLAFARLD, translated from the coding sequence ATGGATTACGAAGCGAGTCTCGACCGGGCGATGGACGACGTACCGGACATCGGCGGCGACGAGGAGCGACTGCAGATCCCCGACGCCGTCCCCCAGAAGGACGGCGCCTTCACGCGCTTTACGAACCTCGGCGAAATCGCCGACGTGCTCTCGCGCGAGGACGAACACCTCCACCGGTTCATCCAGCGCGAACTCGGTACCAGCGGCAAACTCGAGGACGGTCGCGGTCGGTACAACGGCACCTTCTCCGAGCAGGACTTCAACGCGGCCGTCGACGCCTACGTCGACGAGTACGTCCTCTGTTCGGAGTGTGGCCTGCCCGACACCCGCCTCGTCCGCGAGGACCGCACGCCCATGCTGCGCTGTGACGCCTGCGGTGCGTTCCGCCCCGTCACCAAGCGCTCGACGAGCAGCCAGCAGCAACAACAGCAGGACGCCGTCGAAGAGGGCAAGACCTACACCGTCGAGATCACCGGTACCGGCCGCAAGGGCGACGGTGTCGCCGAGAAGGGCGAGTACACGATCTTCGTCCCCGGCGCCGAGGAGGGCGACGTCGTCGACATCTACATCAAGAACATCTCCGGCAACCTCGCGTTCGCTCGCCTCGACTGA